The Bubalus bubalis isolate 160015118507 breed Murrah chromosome 18, NDDB_SH_1, whole genome shotgun sequence genome contains a region encoding:
- the ANKRD11 gene encoding ankyrin repeat domain-containing protein 11 isoform X2, translating to MPKGGCSRTPQQEERSLSSDMVEKQPGKKDKDKVSLTKTPKLDRSDGGKEVRERAPKRKLPFTVGANGEQKDSDTEKQGPERKRIRKEPVTRKAGLLFGMGLSGIRAGYPLSERQQVALLMQMTAEESANSPVDMTPKHPSQSTVCQKGTPNSASKTKDKVNKRNERGETRLHRAAIRGDARRIKELISEGADVNVKDFAGWTALHEACNRGYYDVAKQLLAAGAEVNTKGLDDDTPLHDAANNGHYKVVKLLLRYGGNPQQSNRKGETPLKVASSPTMVNLLLGKGTYTSSEESSAESSEEEEEDAPSFAPSSSVDGNNTDSEFEKGLKHKAKNPEPQKTVTPVKDEYEFDEDDEQDRTPPVDDKHLLKKDYRREAKSNSFISIPKMEVKSYTKNSTIAPKKASHRILSDTSDEEDVGVAVGAGEKLRLSAHTMLPGNKTREPSNCKQQKERNKVKKKRKKEIKGKEVRFGKRGDTFCSSESESESSESGEDGGDSAGSPGCLKESPLVLKDPALFSSLSASSTSSHGSSTAQKHNTGHADPHAKHWRTDNWKTISSPAWSEVSSLSDSTRTRLSSESDGSSEGSSVESLKPVRKRQEHKKRAGLQGTLPDRKNSFHPSGDGAIPKLDKEGKVVKKHKTKHKHKSKEKGLCSVSQELKLKSFTYEYEDSKQRADKAILLDDVPAENKLKGLKHERDHCKKEEKLSKMKSEEKDWLFKDEMIKVSREEKSLKRIRDLNKDGGRAFREEKDRSNKAEKERLLKEKSPKEEKLRLYKEERKKKSKDRPSKLEKKNDFKEEKIPKEKEKIFKEDKEKLRKEKGYREDSAFDEYCNKSQFLENEDSKFSLSDDQQDRWFSDLSDSSFDFKGEDSWDSPVTDYRDMKSDSVARLILETVKEDSKEKRRESKAREKRGDRDIFSRKKDRDSLERRREHVADRHRVVPSFLCEKDKRRRESTEGSRDRKEPPEAAKERRDGRVKPEEAHREDLKEYGCDFGKSLEPWERHHPGREKEKKEKLKLEKHKEKSSDKDKSEKLILEKCQRDREFDKCFKEKKDAKEKHKDVHSKDKERKASLDQGRDKREKAFPGLLSEDFSEKKDEKKGKEKSWYIADIFTDESEDEKDDYTASGFKVGEASEGRGDGPPEREDGRELHPPDRHRKHSADRQAHAEKQKDKEMREKKKEKGAADGAKDRREKTFEKHKEKKDRKDRTSVDSVQDKRSKQKPPEKGEKRPPVEDKAKTRHRERPDREQGRERKASKGAEAEKSLLERLEEEALQDFREDSNDKASEASSDGFPDRGQDPSLSALLDVSFPEPLEERVRERERHRHASSSSKKSHDRERGKKDKLEKKDKSDDYKDAGSRKDASQYEKELLDSDAYGASYGAKADAEDELDKALELFSTEKKEKNDPEREPPKKVEKELRPYGSSALSLLKEKRRREKHRERWREDKERHRHHREEPKPPARDTAPGTFRDKAKDEGGKLGEARLKEKIKENPEKEKGDPTKLSNGNDKLLPTRDPGKKDVRPREKLLGDGDLMMTSFERMLSQKDLEIEERHKRHKERMRQMEKLRHRSGDPKLKEKARPAEDARKKSLDGPPKKPPGPDLTPKDRKPKESAPPAPATENKPHQGLAVDPRDWLAGPHMKEVLPASPRPDHGRPTGVPTPASVVSCPSYEEAMHTPRTPSCSADDYPDLMFDCTDPQPMSSTSASACSPSFFDRFSVATSGISETPGQTPTRPLCTNLYRSVSVDVRRTPEEEFGLGDKLFRQQSVPAAPSYGSPGQHPEDKAPGPPAPAEKFACLSPGYYSPDYGMPSPKVDTLHCPPAATVNLTPSPEGAFAGLQAKSSPSHRDELLAPSMEGALPPDLGIPLDATEDQQATAAIIPPEPSFLEPLDEGPFSTVITEEPVEWAHPAAAEQGLPPGLIGGAPGDMAGWPVGSDLLLKSPQRFPESPKHFCPAESLHPEPPYPGSPVSYPLPVPEPGLEAKDKAEGAVPAAVSASEESAPFAPPSRLESFFSNCKSLPEAPPDAPPEPACVTAVAQVEALGPLENNFLEGGHNLSALGQVEPVPWPGAFPAAEDDLDLGPFSLPELPLQTKDVPDVEAEPVEESPLVPPENTPLGAPVLPGGGEAAGAAADQQLVLPPDQAAARLPTEAAPEPPEEPKPAALPEATAEAGSGPDGKAPEDSHPGSGLTPALSEQRPPGSGDEEAEGQDASASPHSTPDAPGDGSAQAHVADGAGPQDSAGLEGPPDSVQPESTEPEPKATAEAPKAPKVEEIPQRMTRTRAQMLANQHKQSSPPTEKEPTPTPTPRAKGRSSEDDDPQAQHPRKRRFQRSSQQLAQQMHTSTRQTREVIQQTLAAIVDAIKLDAIEPYHSDRSNPYFEYLQIRKKIEEKRKILCYISPQAPQCYAEYVTYTGSYLLDGKPLSKLHIPVIAPPPSLAEPLKELFKQQEAVRGKLRLQHSIEREKLIVSCEQEILRVHCRAARTIANQAVPFSACTMLLDSEVYNMPLESQGDENKSVRDRFNARQFISWLQDVDDKYDRMKVCGEQLLSPAGGQTSVGPHLDPPQRSQHPPAALPWMC from the exons GCTGGACGGCATTGCATGAGGCCTGTAACCGAGGCTACTATGATGTTGCGAAGCAGCTGCTGGCTGCGGGCGCGGAGGTGAACACCAAGGGCCTGGATGATGACACACCCTTGCACGATGCCGCCAACAACGGGCACTACAAG GTGGTGAAGCTGCTGCTCCGGTACGGAGGGAACCCTCAGCAGAGCAACAGGAAGGGCGAGACACCGCTGAAGGTGGCCAGCTCCCCGACCATGGTGAACCTGCTTCTGGGCAAGGGCACCTACACGTCTAGCGAGGAGAGCTCAGCTG AGAGctccgaggaggaggaggaggacgccCCGTCGTTCGCACCTTCCAGCTCGGTCGATGGCAATAACACAGACTCTGAGTTTGAGAAGGGCCTAAAGCACAAGGCCAAGAATCCAGAGCCGCAGAAAACCGTGACCCCGGTCAAGGACGAGTATGAGTTTGACGAAGATGACGAGCAGGACAGAACCCCGCCAGTGGATGACAAACACTTACTGAAAAAGGACTACAGAAGAGAAGCCAAgtcaaatagttttatttctataCCCAAAATGGAAGTGAAAAGCTACACTAAAAACAGCACGATTGCACCAAAGAAGGCGTCTCATCGCATCCTGTCGGACACGTCCGACGAGGAAGACGTCGGCGTCGCCGTGGGGGCGGGGGAGAAGCTGAGACTCTCAGCCCACACCATGCTGCCCGGCAACAAGACCCGGGAGCCTTCGAACTGCaagcagcagaaggaaagaaataaagtgaaaaagaagcgaaagaaagaaataaagggcaAAGAAGTGCGGTTTGGGAAGAGGGGCGACACGTTCTGCTCGTCCGAGTCTGAGAGTGAGTCCTCCGAGAGTGGCGAGGATGGCGGGGACTCGGCGGGCAGCCCGGGCTGCCTCAAGGAGTCCCCGCTGGTGCTGAAGGACCCCGCCCTGTTCAGCTCCCTGTCCGCCTCCTCCACCTCATCCCACGGCAGCTCCACCGCCCAGAAGCATAATACCGGCCATGCGGACCCACACGCCAAGCACTGGCGGACAGACAATTGGAAAACCATTTCCTCTCCCGCCTGGTCTGAGGTCAGCTCCTTATCAGACTCCAccaggacaagactgagcagtgAGTCTGATGGCTCCTCCGAAGGCTCCAGCGTGGAGTCACTGAAGCCAGTCAGGAAGAGACAGGAGCACAAAAAGAGGGCCGGCCTGCAGGGCACGCTACCCGACAGGAAGAACTCCTTTCACCCGAGTGGGGATGGCGCCATCCCCAAGCTGGACAAGGAGGGCAAAGTCGTCAAGAAACACAAGACTAAACATAAACACAAAAGCAAGGAGAAGGGGTTGTGCTCTGTCAGCCAGGAACTGAAGCTGAAGAGCTTTACCTACGAGTATGAGGACTCGAAGCAGAGGGCGGACAAGGCCATCCTCCTGGACGACGTGCCTGCTGAGAACAAGCTGAAGGGCCTGAAGCATGAGCGAGACCACTGCAAGAAAGAGGAGAAGCTCAGCAAGATGAAGTCGGAAGAGAAAGACTGGCTCTTTAAGGACGAGATGATCAAGGTCTCCAGAGAGGAGAAGTCGCTGAAGAGAATCAGGGACCTGAACAAGGACGGGGGCAGGGCCTTCCGGGAGGAGAAGGACCGTTCAAACAAGGCGGAGAAGGAGAGGCTGCTGAAGGAAAAGTCTCCTAAAGAGGAGAAGCTGCGGCTctacaaagaggaaagaaagaagaagtcCAAAGACAGGCCTTCAAAGTTAGAGAAAAAGAATGactttaaggaggaaaaaattcccaaagagaaggagaagatcTTCAAGGAGGataaagaaaaactcagaaaagaaaaagggtatCGGGAGGACTCTGCTTTTGATGAGTACTGTAACAAAAGTCAGTTTCTGGAAAACGAAGACAGCAAGTTCAGTCTCTCTGACGACCAGCAGGATCGCTGGTTCTCGGACCTGTCGGATTCCTCCTTCGATTTCAAAGGGGAAGACAGCTGGGACTCCCCAGTGACAGACTACAGGGACATGAAGAGCGACTCTGTGGCCAGGCTGATCCTGGAGACGGTGAaggaggacagcaaggagaaaaggCGGGAGAGCAAGGCCCGGGAGAAGCGCGGTGACAGGGACATCTTCTCTCGGAAGAAGGACAGGGACAGCCTGGAGCGGCGGCGAGAGCACGTGGCTGACAGGCACAGGGTCGTCCCCAGCTTTCTCTGCGAGAAGGACAAACGGCGGCGTGAGTCCACAGAGGGCAGCCGGGACCGGAAGGAGCCCCCCGAGGCTGCTAAGGAGCGGAGAGATGGGCGCGTGAAGCCCGAGGAGGCACACAGGGAGGACCTGAAGGAGTATGGCTGTGACTTTGGGAAGAGCCTGGAGCCCTGGGAAAGGCACCACccggggagggagaaggagaagaaggagaagctGAAGCTGGAGAAACACAAGGAGAAGTCCAGCGACAAGGACAAAAGCGAAAAACTCATCCTTGAGAAATGTCAGAGGGACAGAGAGTTTGATAagtgttttaaagagaaaaaggatgcCAAGGAAAAGCATAAAGACGTGCACAGCAAAGACAAGGAGAGGAAGGCATCCCTTGATCAAGGCAGAGACAAACGGGAGAAGGCCTTCCCTGGACTCCTCTCCGAGgacttctctgaaaaaaaagacGAGAAAAAGGGCAAAGAGAAAAGCTGGTATATTGCAGATATCTTCACAGATGAAAGTGAAGATGAAAAAGACGACTACACAGCAAGCGGATTCAAAGTCGGGGAGGCGAGTGAGGGGCGGGGGGACGGCCCCCCCGAGAGAGAGGACGGGCGGGAGCTGCACCCCCCTGACCGGCACCGGAAACACTCAGCCGACAGGCAAGCCCATGCTGAGAAGCAGAAGGACAAAGAGATGagggagaagaagaaggagaagggggccgcGGACGGGGCGAAGGACAGGAGGGAGAAGACCTTCGAGAAGCACAAGGAGAAGAAGGACAGGAAGGACCGCACATCTGTGGACTCTGTGCAGGACAAGAGGAGCAAGCAGAAGCCACCTGAGAAGGGGGAGAAAAGGCCCCCTGTGGAGGACAAGGCCAAGACCAGGCACCGGGAGAGGCCGGACCGCGAGCAGGGCCGCGAGAGGAAGGCCAGCAAGGGCGCTGAGGCGGAGAAGAGCCTGCTGGAACGGCTGGAGGAGGAGGCCCTGCAGGACTTCCGCGAGGACTCCAACGACAAGGCCAGTGAGGCATCCTCCGACGGCTTCCCCGACCGTGGCCAGGACCCCAGCCTCAGCGCCCTCCTGGACGTGTCCTTTCCAGAGCCCCTAGAGGAGCGGGTGCGGGAGAGGGAGCGGCACCGGCATGCCTCGTCGTCCTCCAAGAAGAGCCACGATCGAGAGCGGGGCAAGAAGGACAAGCTCGAGAAGAAGGACAAGAGTGACGACTACAAGGACGCAGGCAGCCGGAAGGACGCCAGCCAGTACGAGAAGGAGCTCCTGGACAGCGACGCTTACGGCGCCTCCTACGGCGCCAAGGCTGACGCAGAGGATGAGCTGGATAAAGCTCTCGAGTTGTTTTCTAccgaaaagaaggagaaaaatgatcCTGAACGAGAGCCCCCCAAGAAGGTGGAGAAGGAGCTGCGGCCTTACGGCTCCAGCGCCCTCAGCCTCCTGAAGGAGAAGCGGCGGCGGGAGAAGCACCGCGAGCGGTGGCGGGAGGACAAGGAGCGGCACCGGCACCATCGCGAGGAGCCCAAGCCCCCAGCCAGGGACACCGCCCCCGGCACCTTCCGAGACAAGGCCAAGGACGAGGGTGGGAAGCTCGGCGAGGCCAGGCTGAAGGAGAAGATCAAGGAGAATCCCGAGAAGGAGAAGGGCGACCCCACGAAGCTCAGCAACGGAAACGACAAGCTGCTTCCGACCAGAGACCCGGGCAAGAAAGACGTGCGGCCTCGGGAGAAGCTTCTGGGTGACGGGGACCTGATGATGACCAGCTTCGAGCGGATGCTGTCCCAGAAGGACCTGGAGATCGAGGAGCGGCACAAGCGGCACAAGGAGAGGATGAGGCAGATGGAGAAGCTGCGGCACCGCTCCGGGGACCCCAAGCTCAAGGAGAAGGCGCGGCCCGCAGAGGACGCACGCAAGAAGAGTCTGGACGGCCCGCCCAAGAAGCCACCTGGGCCCGACCTCACCCCAAAGGACAGAAAACCTAAGGAGtcagctcctcctgcccccgccaCTGAGAACAAGCCCCACCAGGGACTAGCAGTAGACCCCCGGGACTGGCTGGCAGGACCCCACATGAAAGAGGTCTTGCCTGCGTCCCCCAGGCCTGACCATGGCCGGCCCACTGGGGTCCCCACCCCCGCCTCGGTGGTGTCCTGCCCCAGCTACGAGGAGGCCATGCACACGCCCCGGACCCCGTCCTGCAGCGCCGATGACTACCCCGACCTCATGTTTGACTGCACGGACCCCCAGCCGATGTCCAGCACCTCTGCCAGCGCCTGCTCACCCTCTTTCTTTGACAGGTTCTCTGTGGCCACAAGTGGGATTTCAGAGACCCCAGGCCAGACACCAACGAGGCCACTGTGCACGAACCTTTACCGCTCGGTCTCTGTGGACGTCAGGAGGACCCCCGAGGAGGAGTTTGGCCTCGGGGACAAGCTGTTCAGACAGCAGAGCGTCCCCGCTGCACCCAGCTACGGCTCACCAGGGCAGCACCCCGAGGACAAGGCCCCTGGCCCTCCAGCACCCGCGGAGAAGttcgcctgcctgtctccaggaTATTACTCCCCGGACTACGGCATGCCCTCCCCCAAAGTCGACACCTTGCACTGCCCGCCTGCGGCCACAGTCAacctcaccccctccccagaggGCGCCTTTGCTGGTTTACAAGCCAAGTCTTCCCCTTCACACAGAGATGAGCTTTTGGCCCCGTCCATGGAGGGGGCCCTCCCCCCCGACCTCGGTATTCCCCTGGATGCCACGGAGGACCAGCAGGCCACTGCAGCCATCATCCCCCCAGAGCCCAGCTTCCTGGAGCCCCTGGACGAGGGCCCCTTCAGCACGGTCATCACAGAGGAGCCGGTCGAATGGGCGCATCCTGCTGCTGCAGAGCAGGGCCTGCCCCCTGGCCTTATTGGGGGTGCTCCCGGTGACATGGCCGGTTGGCCTGTGGGGTCGGACCTCCTACTGAAGTCCCCACAGAGGTTCCCCGAGTCCCCGAAACATTTCTGCCCCGCCGAGTCACTCCATCCTGAGCCCCCTTACCCGGGGTCCCCTGTCTCATACCCTCTGCCGGTCCCCGAGCCGGGACTGGAAGCTAAGGACAAGGCTGAGGGAGCAGTCCCAGCCGCAGTCTCTGCTTCCGAGGAGTCGGCCCCGTTCGCCCCTCCCTCCCGGCTGGAGTCCTTTTTCAGTAATTGCAAGTCCCTTCCGGAAGCGCCCCCTGACGCACCCCCAGAGCCTGCGTGTGTGACGGCCGTGGCTCAGGTGGAGGCACTGGGGCCCCTGGAGAATAATTTCCTGGAAGGTGGTCACAACCTGTCAGCGCTCGGCCAGGTGGAGCCGGTGCCCTGGCCCGGTGCCTTCCCTGCTGCCGAGGACGACCTCGACCTGGGGCCTTTCTCACTGCCAGAGCTCCCTCTCCAGACCAAGGACGTTCCTGACGTGGAAGCAGAGCCTGTGGAAGAGAGTCCTCTTGTTCCTCCAGAGAACACCCCCTTGGGGGCCCCTGTGCTCCCAGGCGGTGGGGAGGCTGCTGGGGCAGCTGCTGACCAACAGCTGGTGTTGCCTCCTGACCAGGCGGCCGCCCGGCTCCCCACCGAAGCTGCACCAGAGCCCCCGGAGGAGCCAAAGCCAGCAGCGCTGCCTGAGGCCACGGCAGAGGCAGGGTCCGGGCCAGACGGGAAAGCCCCTGAGGACTCCCACCCTGGCTCAGGGCTCACACCAGCTCTCTCAGAGCAGCGTCCACCAGGGAGTGGGGATGAGGAGGCCGAGGGCCAAGACGCCTCGGCCTCGCCCCACAGCACCCCCGATGCCCCCGGGGATGGCTCGGCTCAGGCCCACGTGGCAGATGGGGCCGGCCCTCAGGACAGTGCCGGGCTCGAGGGGCCCCCGGACAGCGTCCAGCCTGAATCCACCGAACCAGAACCTAAAGCGACAGCTGAGGCCCCGAAGGCACCCAAGGTGGAGGAGATCCCTCAGCGCATGACCAGGACCcgtgcccagatgctggccaacCAGCACAAGCAGAGCTCACCACCCACCGAAAAGGAGCCCACGCCCACGCCCACCCCTAGGGCCAAGGGTCGCAGCTCTGAGGACGACGACCCCCAGGCCCAGCACCCACGCAAACGCCGCTTCCAGCGCTCCAGCCAGCAGCTGGCCCAGCAGATGCACACGTCCACGCGGCAGACACGTGAGGTGATCCAGCAGACGCTGGCCGCCATCGTGGACGCCATCAAGCTGGACGCCATCGAGCCTTACCACAGCGACAGGTCCAACCCATACTTTGAGTACCTGCAGATCCGGAAGAAGATTGAGGAGAAGCGCAAAATCCTGTGCTACATCAGCCCGCAGGCACCACAGTGCTACGCAGAGTATGTCACCTACACTGGCTCCTACCTCCTGGACGGCAAGCCACTCAGCAAGCTGCACATCCCCGTG ATCGCGCCCCCACCTTCACTGGCAGAGCCCCTGAAGGAGCTGTTCAAGCAGCAGGAGGCCGTCCGGGGGAAGCTTCGCCTGCAGCACAGCATCGAGCGG GAAAAGCTGATCGTCTCCTGCGAACAGGAGATCCTGCGGGTCCACTGCCGGGCGGCGAGGACCATCGCGAACCAGGCGGTGCCGTTCAGCGCTTGCACCATGCTGCTGGACTCAGAGGTGTACAACATGCCGCTGGAGAGCCAG GGCGATGAGAACAAGTCAGTGCGGGACAGGTTCAACGCCCGCCAGTTCATATCCTGGCTGCAGGACGTGGACGACAAGTACGACCGCATGAAG GTGTGCGGGGAGCAGCTCCTGTCACCAGCTGGCGGTCAGACCTCTGTGGGACCCCACCTTGACCCTCCTCAAAGGTCACAGCATCCACCAGCAGCCCTGCCCTGGATGTGCTGA